TTCACTCGAAAATAGAGGTATGGGCCGATGGCAGAGACCACCATTAGGGCAAGGGCGTAATAGTAGCCGTGCTGCCACTGCAACTCCGGCATGTGGGCAAAGTTCATTCCGTAAATTGAACCGATCAACGTCGGAGGGAGAAAAACCACCGAGGCCACAGTCAGCGTCTTCATCACAGCATTTTGCTGAATACTGATCAATCCAAGGTTGGAGTCCAGCAGAAATTGAATCTGCGCTGTAAGAAACGTGGCGTGATCGAGCAGCGAATGCACATCTCGTTGCAGGGTCTTGAGGCGGCTCCGCAAATCGGCATCCAGTCCCTCAAGCTGCAAAAAAGGTACAGCCCTGCCGACGGAGTGCAGGCTCTCCCGCACCCTTGTGGACAGATCTCCGCTCGCACCAATCAACTTCAGCACGCCGCCCAAGTCGGCAGTTGCAATGGACTGCATCGAGTTCGAATTCTGAGAGAAAATCTTCTGCGAGATCGGATCCAGCGAGTCGCCCACTTCCTCGAGGAGGTCCGCATCACGATCCACAATGGTCTCGGCAAAACAAAGAAACAACGAGAGCGCAGTTGGAACATGCGACTCGGGTTTGGCTACGCGCTCTACAAAATTCCGAAAAGACGTTGGTTCCGCATAGCGCACGGTGATCATCTTTTGCCCGGTGAGGATAGTCGTGATCGAAGTCAGCATTGGGGAAAAGCCCTTCAGACGCGTCACCACACGCAGGGTAACGAACGTCGAACCATCCTCGCGGTAGAGCTGGCTGCTGCTCTCCACCTCACGCATCTCATCTCGCGTTGGGATATTCACGCGCAGGAGCGTCTCTACGAGCTCCTCTTGCTCTGGTGTTGGCTCGAAGAGATCGATCCAAAGTGCGCGGTCAATAGAAGATTCATCCACAGATGTGGAGGCGGTGAGAGGACCCCCATGAGAAAGTTCACTCGCAAGATAAGCAGTTAGCATCGTTGCCTAAGGATATCGCGCTAATCCTGCATCTCGGCCTTGTTTGCTCCAAAGCGGAAGGGAT
This genomic stretch from Terriglobus saanensis SP1PR4 harbors:
- a CDS encoding magnesium transporter CorA family protein, whose amino-acid sequence is MLTAYLASELSHGGPLTASTSVDESSIDRALWIDLFEPTPEQEELVETLLRVNIPTRDEMREVESSSQLYREDGSTFVTLRVVTRLKGFSPMLTSITTILTGQKMITVRYAEPTSFRNFVERVAKPESHVPTALSLFLCFAETIVDRDADLLEEVGDSLDPISQKIFSQNSNSMQSIATADLGGVLKLIGASGDLSTRVRESLHSVGRAVPFLQLEGLDADLRSRLKTLQRDVHSLLDHATFLTAQIQFLLDSNLGLISIQQNAVMKTLTVASVVFLPPTLIGSIYGMNFAHMPELQWQHGYYYALALMVVSAIGPYLYFRVKGWL